CGCGCCCAACAGACTCGCCAACAAAAGCAACAACACCTTACCAAACAAATTCACGAAATCGAACGGCAACTGCAACAAGCCCAAGCGCAGTTAGAAGCTTTGCACCAACAAGAGCGAGATATTCAGCAAACTCTAACTAAATCAGGTGAAGTAGAAGCTGCTTTGTCACAATTAGCCGCAGCCCGTCACCATGTTGCTCGTCTGGATCAACTGCAAATGCAAGTGACTCCGTTGTTGCAACAACGAGCAACTTTACAAAGCCAACTCGATCGCACTCATGCTGGTTTAGTAGCGCGACTCGAACAACTCCAAAGTACTGAGAACCAATTGCAACGCCAGCAGCACCGCCAACCGCAATTGCAACAAGCCGTGATGGATGTAGCAATCCAGATTGAGGAACTGGAGAAAAAGCGGGTTTATCTGCAACGAGTGCAGGAAAAAGGGCATGAAAGGCGACACTTTATCGAACGTCTGCAAGCTCATCAACGTGACTATGAAAAGCTACTGGGAGAATTAGAGCAGAAATTACAAATGCTCCAAAATCCTGAAGCTCTTTGTCCATTGTGCGAACGTCCTTTAGACGAACATCACTGGAGCCGAGTGGTGGAAAAAACCCAGGCTGAGTTAGAGGATACCCAAGGGCAGTTTTGGGTAGTGCGGGAACAAATGGCTGTATCAGACAGAGAAATACAGGTGCTTAGGCAGGAATATCGGGAAATTTCCCAACAATTAGCGAGTTACGATGGTTTACGCGAACAGCGAGGACAGTTGGCCGCACAGTTAGAAGCGACAACTGATGTGCAACAACAGTTACAACAAATTGCTGCTGAAAAACAACATTTAGAGCGATCGCTCCAAGCTGGTGATTACGCTCCCGATAAACAAGCCGAACTCCGGCAGTTAGACCAATATCTGCAACAAGCTAATTATAATGAACAAGACCACGCCCTCGCCCGGAGTGAAGTTGAGCGGTGGCGATGGGCAGAAATTAAACAAGGGCAGATTAAAGATGCTACTAAGCGACAAGCGCAACTATTAGCCCGAAAACCAGAATTACAATCCCAAATTGCTCAATTACAAGTCAGAATCCAGCAGGATCAGACTGATTCTGAATGTGCTAAACAAATTGCGGCTCTTGAACGTCACATTACCGAAATTGGCTACAGTTCCGAGCAGCACAACAATCTGCGTATAGCTGTCCGCCAAGCTCAATCCTGGCATTTGCGGTATCAACAACTGCTATCAGCCCAGCAGCAGTATCCCCAACTCCAGACGAGATTGCAAGAGTTAGAGGAATCCAGAAGCGCCAGAGTAACGGAGCGGCAAAAACTTGGCGGCCAAATTGAAAGCATTATCCAGCAATTACAAGCAACAGCTAACCCATCTGCCCAAATTCAAGCTTTAGAGCAGCAGTTAGCAATCCGCAGACGGCAACTCGATGAGCAAATTGCCAAATTAGGGCGTTTGGAACAGCTGGCGCTTCAACTGGAAACGCTGCAAATTCAGTACGAACAACAGCACCAGCAATTACAATCTTGTAAGCAGGAGTATCGTGTTTATCAGGAATTAGCGCAAGCTTTTGGTAAAAATGGTATCCAAGCACTGATGATTGAGAATGTGTTACCGCAACTGGAAGCCGAAACAAATCAACTACTTTCGCGGTTGAGTGGGAATCAGTTTCATGTACAATTTATTACTCAAAAAGCTGGACGTAGTGCTAAATCAACCAAGAAAAATGCCAAGCTGATAGACACCCTAGATATTTTAATCGCCGATTCTAGAGGAACGCGATCTTATGAAACTTACTCTGGTGGAGAAGCCTTTAGAATTAACTTTGCCATCCGTTTAGCCCTGGCGAAATTATTAGCGCAACGGGCAGGGGCGGCGTTGCAATTGTTGATTGTGGATGAAGGTTTTGGTACACAGGATGCCGAAGGATGCGATCGCTTGATTGCAGCGATTAATGCGATCGCCTCCGATTTTGCCTGCATCCTCACTGTCACCCACATGCCACACCTCAAAGAAGCTTTCCAAGCCCGGATTGAGGTGAATAAAACTCAAGAAGGTTCGCAGTTGAGTTTATCAATTTAATTGAATTTTACCCGTGCATCCAGACCATAGGAGCGAAGCATTTTCGTTAGGGTTTCGGCTTGTGCGCGATCGCTAAATGCTCCAGCATTCACATAATCCCCTAGATGGGATTGCTCTGTAACCGCATTGGGTATATATTGTTGTACCTTACTCAGAGTATCGTTATTCGAAATTGGCACTATTACTCTGTAAGGATTACTAGCAACTAATGTGTTGCCATTAGTCCCTGGTACAGCATAGGCAGTAGCAGGAGGTAATACATAGCGATTATTTTCAGGTGTAGCATAGCCAGTATTAACAGGTACTAGATAGCGAGTTTCAGGTAATACAGAGCCATTAGCCTCAGTATAATTGCCCCCAGTTGAGCTATCTAACCCTAATGCTTGCCAAGTTTGCCAATCTACATTTCCAGTAACATTAAGTCGAGAATATTGCTGGAATGCAATCACGGTTTCTTTGGTGGAATCGCTGAAAAAGCCATCAGGATTGGTATTAGAGAAACCCAACTGCGATAAACGCTCTTGAACTAATGCGACATTATCTCCGCGATCGCCTAGAGTCAGATAATCTCTGCTCGGTTGTTGAGTAATAGATCCACCAGTTGAGACTCTACGTACTGCATCTAAAACTTGAGCATTGGCAATGCCGTTAACAGGTAGGCGGTAATTTCGCTGGAATTTGATTACAGCATCTCTAGTCATTGGGCCAATCTTCCCAGTAGGACTAGTATTAAAATAACCTAGCTGCTGCAAGCGCCCTTGTAGTTCTCTCACTTGTTGAGTTGAGAGACTCGATCTAGTCTGAGTCGGAGACGAACCTAGTAGTGCGTTCCAAGTTTGTCGATTTACAATTCCGTTCGCAGCTATGCGATAATTTCGCTGGAATTTGATCACAGCATCTCTAGTCATTGGGCCAAAAGTCCCTGTGGCATTGGCATTCAAGTAGCCTAACTGCCGCAGACGCTGTTGTAACCTTGTGACGGCTGCACCAGTTTTGCCTTGGGAGAGAACAGGATATTGACCACTTGGCGATGCCTGGGTTGTGCTGCGCCTACGCGATGCGCTACTAGAAGTTCTACTTTGACATGCTCGCTGTAAGGCTTGTTGCGTATTAATACCCACAACCCCATCAGCAGGTATTCTGTTCGCTTGCTGAAATTTAATGACAGCGTTTTGAGTCAGACTAGCAAACTTACCACTCACTGGGCCGTTAAAGTAGCCTAACTTTTTTAAACACCTCTGGCTACTAGTAACTTCCGACCCATTACTTCCAATTTTTTGAAGTGCCAAAGATTGCCCTGCGATACTCAGAAGCCCCGTAATTATTGCCGCAGACAAAAGACGCATCGCCGCACCGCTAGATAACTTTTTCCAATTCAAAAATTTGAAATTAGCTACGTTAGGAACAACCTTGACGCTTTCAGATGCCTCATAGACTGAGGCAAGCTTGGTTAAATAGCTATCTACCCCTGTTTTCACTTGCTTTTTTTCAAGTTATGACCATACAAGATTATACTGTTTTCTCTGTGTCATGTTTGTTATTTGTATGATTCTTTACAAGTAATTTCTCAGAAGAAGCAGGAGGTAGGGGAACTGCTCTGAACAAGGGAGAAACAAGGGAGAAACAAGGGAGAAAAATTAAAAGAGCCATCACGGTTCCAGAGCAACAAAACTTATTTATGGAATTTTTATTGCTCTGTTTTTTGTGTATCCTCTGGTTTTTCAGGCTTTTGTTCATCAACTTTTTCAGTATTACCTGCTTTCACCCAACCTTCTTGTTCGCTATCTTCCAAACGGATCTTTTGCCAACCCTTGTCCTCGCTTTCTTCTAAAATAATAATTTTTTGATTAAAAGCAACCCCACCAATTTTTTCAGCCTCTTGATTTGGTTGCGATCGCAAACTCAAGCCTTCAGCCCAACTAACACGCCCTCGGTAAGCTCCCGATGGCAATGCTTTTGGTGATGGGGTAGGCTTTGGTGATGCTGTGGGAGTGGGGCTTGAGCTTGGAGACGATTTAGTAGATGTCCCAGGTGTCAAGCTGGGTTTAGCTCCTCCAAGCTCAGTTCCTTTTGGAGCTTGGGCTTTCACTGAGGGACTATCGTTGGAATAAACAGGTTTGGCAGGGGGTATGCCGGTGCGATTCATAAAATAGAGTGCAATTGCAGCGCCGCCACCTATTAGTACAGCGATCGCTAAGAAAAACCCAAGTATAAATTTTGTTAAGCCAGACAACATAGTTAAAACCCGATCGCCAGTGGTCAATAGTCAATAGTCAATAGTAATTCATGATTCACTGTTGACCATTGACTAGCAATTATTAACTAACTCATTATTGTAGCTACTGTTGAAGCGTTCACGTAGTGCGCCGGAGGCGTTCGCTTAAAGGATTATGTTTCGACGCTAAACGCGCTCTGCCAGCCGCCGCCCATTCTTGGAGTTGCTGAATTTGCTCTACAGCAGTTCGCGCCAAGGGTACGATCTGACTTGCTGCTTCTAAAATATCGTCAGTAGCAAAGTCGCGGTTTTGGCTAAATCCAATATGCATCGCTTCAATTAAAGTTTGCTCAATCTCGGCCCCGGAAAAATCGGGCGTTTCATAAGCTAACCTTTCGATGTCATAACTTTTCAAGTTATGGGGGCGCAATCGGGATAAATGAACATCATAAATTGCTTTTCTCTCTTCTTGGGTGGGCAATCCCACAAAGAAAATTTCATCAAATCGCCCTTTACGCAGCATTTCCGGCGGTAGGGCTTGGATGTCGTTGGCAGTGGCGACGACAAAAACAGGTGAGCTTTTTTCGGCTAGCCAGTTAATAAAAGTACCAAACACACGGCTGGCTGTTCCTGCATCACCTTTGCTACCAAGTCCGGCAAAGGCTTTATCTATTTCATCAATCCACAAAATACAGGGAGCGAGGGCTTCGGCTACTTGGATCATTTGCCGAGTTCGAGATTCTGATTCACCCACCAAACCACCAAATAACCTGCCCACATCCAGACGTAGCAAGGGTAAATGCCAGTGATGAGCGATCGCTTTTGCTGTTAACGATTTACCAGTTCCCTGAATACCCACCAACATTAAACCACGGGGGTGCGGTAATCCGTACTGTCGGGCCTTATCAGTAAATGAACCTCCCCGCCGAATCAGCCAGTCTTTCAAGTTATCCAGTCCGCCAATATCAGAAATTTGCTCAGTGGCGGGGTAGAAGTCCAGGATTTGGGTTTGGCGGATAGTTTGGCGCTTTTCTTCCAAAACGAGATCCACGTCTTCTGGCTGC
The Nostoc punctiforme PCC 73102 genome window above contains:
- a CDS encoding AAA family ATPase, whose amino-acid sequence is MNFREEFKLLLRARYPLIYIPTYEEERVEAAIREEATNQGNRPVYTWDFVDGYQGNPNDVGFGRRNPLQALEFIEKLPASAPAVLILRDYHRFLDDVAIARKLRNLSRLLKSQPKNIVLLSPRIAIPDDLTEVLTVVEFPLPAAAEIKTEVERLLQSTGNSLSGKVLDDLVLSCQGLSMERIRRVLAKAIATHGELQPEDVDLVLEEKRQTIRQTQILDFYPATEQISDIGGLDNLKDWLIRRGGSFTDKARQYGLPHPRGLMLVGIQGTGKSLTAKAIAHHWHLPLLRLDVGRLFGGLVGESESRTRQMIQVAEALAPCILWIDEIDKAFAGLGSKGDAGTASRVFGTFINWLAEKSSPVFVVATANDIQALPPEMLRKGRFDEIFFVGLPTQEERKAIYDVHLSRLRPHNLKSYDIERLAYETPDFSGAEIEQTLIEAMHIGFSQNRDFATDDILEAASQIVPLARTAVEQIQQLQEWAAAGRARLASKHNPLSERLRRTT
- a CDS encoding SH3 domain-containing protein, coding for MLSGLTKFILGFFLAIAVLIGGGAAIALYFMNRTGIPPAKPVYSNDSPSVKAQAPKGTELGGAKPSLTPGTSTKSSPSSSPTPTASPKPTPSPKALPSGAYRGRVSWAEGLSLRSQPNQEAEKIGGVAFNQKIIILEESEDKGWQKIRLEDSEQEGWVKAGNTEKVDEQKPEKPEDTQKTEQ
- the sbcC gene encoding exonuclease subunit SbcC, with amino-acid sequence MIPVQLILKNFLSYRDATLDFRGLHTACISGSNGAGKSSLLEAITWAIWGESRATAEDDVIYSGAKEVRVDFTFQSNQQKYRVIRTRIRGGTSVLEFQIEIPSGFRSLTGKGVRATQDLILEHIKLDYDTFINSAYLRQGRADEFMLKRPTERKEILAELLKLNQYDDLEERAKESSRQFKARAVELERSLESIKIQLQQRETTEAQRVELEAELNQLQQVQAFDNIQLQSLQVVQHQRQNWEQQLSFVKQQYQNLTQDCDRLQQEQSAIGSQLSDLEKILHQEAEIKAGYTQYQSLQSQEEAFAAKFEEYTRAQQTRQQKQQHLTKQIHEIERQLQQAQAQLEALHQQERDIQQTLTKSGEVEAALSQLAAARHHVARLDQLQMQVTPLLQQRATLQSQLDRTHAGLVARLEQLQSTENQLQRQQHRQPQLQQAVMDVAIQIEELEKKRVYLQRVQEKGHERRHFIERLQAHQRDYEKLLGELEQKLQMLQNPEALCPLCERPLDEHHWSRVVEKTQAELEDTQGQFWVVREQMAVSDREIQVLRQEYREISQQLASYDGLREQRGQLAAQLEATTDVQQQLQQIAAEKQHLERSLQAGDYAPDKQAELRQLDQYLQQANYNEQDHALARSEVERWRWAEIKQGQIKDATKRQAQLLARKPELQSQIAQLQVRIQQDQTDSECAKQIAALERHITEIGYSSEQHNNLRIAVRQAQSWHLRYQQLLSAQQQYPQLQTRLQELEESRSARVTERQKLGGQIESIIQQLQATANPSAQIQALEQQLAIRRRQLDEQIAKLGRLEQLALQLETLQIQYEQQHQQLQSCKQEYRVYQELAQAFGKNGIQALMIENVLPQLEAETNQLLSRLSGNQFHVQFITQKAGRSAKSTKKNAKLIDTLDILIADSRGTRSYETYSGGEAFRINFAIRLALAKLLAQRAGAALQLLIVDEGFGTQDAEGCDRLIAAINAIASDFACILTVTHMPHLKEAFQARIEVNKTQEGSQLSLSI
- a CDS encoding peptidoglycan-binding protein, translating into MKTGVDSYLTKLASVYEASESVKVVPNVANFKFLNWKKLSSGAAMRLLSAAIITGLLSIAGQSLALQKIGSNGSEVTSSQRCLKKLGYFNGPVSGKFASLTQNAVIKFQQANRIPADGVVGINTQQALQRACQSRTSSSASRRRSTTQASPSGQYPVLSQGKTGAAVTRLQQRLRQLGYLNANATGTFGPMTRDAVIKFQRNYRIAANGIVNRQTWNALLGSSPTQTRSSLSTQQVRELQGRLQQLGYFNTSPTGKIGPMTRDAVIKFQRNYRLPVNGIANAQVLDAVRRVSTGGSITQQPSRDYLTLGDRGDNVALVQERLSQLGFSNTNPDGFFSDSTKETVIAFQQYSRLNVTGNVDWQTWQALGLDSSTGGNYTEANGSVLPETRYLVPVNTGYATPENNRYVLPPATAYAVPGTNGNTLVASNPYRVIVPISNNDTLSKVQQYIPNAVTEQSHLGDYVNAGAFSDRAQAETLTKMLRSYGLDARVKFN